In the genome of Malania oleifera isolate guangnan ecotype guangnan chromosome 5, ASM2987363v1, whole genome shotgun sequence, the window CTTGGTGACAACATAAATGACATGGTTAAGAGGCATTAGTTGTATCCTTGATTTTCTTAATGATATAAAAGTGTTTCAAGGGACCACCTCTTGCTTTTTTGCTCCAGACTAATAGCCCTCTATTTTTGACTAGTCTAAGGCTAGAAAGAAAGGCAAAAGTTCTTAATAGTGTCATGCTCTTGGCTGGCTTGCATTCATATTGAATCAAGCCATTTCAATGTCCATACCATATGTAGCCATTTTCAACAGATAAATAAGGTTTTTCCCCCCCTTCTCTCTTTAAATGAAAGTTTTGTTTCTCTTTTTGTGTTGGAAAAGGCATGGGCCAGTTATCCCATGGGCCAACTCTATTTCATCTTCTCTTGGTCATGGTTCAGTGTAGAATAAGcatttcttttgttttctttttaattttcacCCTTGCGCGGAGGAAAATGTGTTGCTGGCTGTGCATACTGGGATGCATCCacattctattattattattttgtcttAAAACATCacttttcatttttgatttatTTGTTTCTATTATTGTTCATTTGTTGTTGATGGTTCTTGAATTTCCATGATATCGTATCTGAAAGAATGGAGGTGGACTAGCTGAATTTGCCCTTGCCAAGAAGAGCTTGACAGTTTATAGGCCACCTGAAGTATCGGCTGCTGAAGGTGCAGGTTTGCCTGTTGCTGGTCTTACAGCCCACCAGGCCCTTACCCAACCTGCTGGGATAAAGCTCGACGGAAGTGGCCCGCAGGTGAATATTCTAGTCACTGCTGCCTCCGGTGGGGTTGGTCATTATGCTGTTCAGCTGGCGAAGTTAGGCAATACCCATGTTACTGCCACTTGTGGTGCCCGGAATATTGATTTTGTAAAGAGTTTAGGGGCAGATGAAGTTTTGGACTACAGTACACCCGAAGGAGCGGCACTGAAGAGCCCCACCGGAAGGAAGTATGATGCTGTGATACACTGTGCAACGGGAATTCCTTGGTCTACTTTTGAACCAAATCTGAGCACAAACGGGAAGGTGATAGATATCACTCCCAACCCTAGTGCCATGCTGACTTTTGCGCTGAAGAAACTCACCTTCTCTAAGAAGCAGTTGGTGCCATTGTTAATGTCTCCCAAGGCTGAGAACCTCAATTATTTAGTTACCTTGGTGAAGGGGGGGAAGCTTAAGACGGTGATTGACTCGAAACATCCTCTGGTCAAGGGTGAGGACGCTTGGGCCAAGAGCATTGATGGACATGCTACTGGGAAGATCATTGTGGAACCTTAAAATAAGGTAGGTATGCTTGGAGCATGTATGGAATTGGGAGTTGCTTATGGGCCATATGGATTTGAGGTGACTATTGCATTAAATAAGGGTTATGATGGTGTGTTGTTGTACCTTATTCTCTCTGGACACGATGCTGTAAATAATAATGTTTGTGTTTCATGTTCAGTGATGTATACTATAtctaaaagaaaatttctatAGATGCATTATATTACCAACCATATTTTCCTCACAAATTCTTACATGAATTCTCCTGTAGATGTAATTGGCTTAATtacaattttatgaaaaattaaataaacaaaaattgTGTTTGTTTTTGCAATAGTTAAAACTATTTTTTGGCAAATTGGAATGAATTTCATCCAAATTCACATGAACTCAAATCAAATTGTAATGAGTTTCTCCTAATATTTGAAACATAACATCAACCTCTACAAAGTTTTTGACACAATAAAACTTACACTGTAAGTTGAGCCCCATAATAAGGTAAAATATTGGTCTTAATCCAAACAGTAAGTgaaaatttttaatattgaaaaaaaaatcctCTGATATAGAATTTAGTTGAATTTCAATATTACCACCATTGTAAATGTGGCTTgtcaaaagaaaaagaagagccTACCTTTGGAAAGTCAATTATTTGTTATTTCAATCTTGTTAGAAGAAGAAGAGCATATCTTTGGAAATGTGTATTAATTATTTGTTATTTATGTTTTTTCAAATCCTTTCATAATTTAGATCTTAGTTTTAAAGAAGAGTAGAACATTGAATGACTTCTATAGAACTCCTCCTAAGTAGATAATCAACTAGCAAATGGAATGTGTGTATGTTTTA includes:
- the LOC131156196 gene encoding chloroplast envelope quinone oxidoreductase homolog, with translation MARKLMHALSYGAYGGGPAGLKHTEVPVPSPGKDEVLLKLEAASLNPVDWKIQKGMLRPIYPRKFPHIPVTDVSGEVVEVGPQVTNFKAGDKVVAMLTHANGGGLAEFALAKKSLTVYRPPEVSAAEGAGLPVAGLTAHQALTQPAGIKLDGSGPQVNILVTAASGGVGHYAVQLAKLGNTHVTATCGARNIDFVKSLGADEVLDYSTPEGAALKSPTGRKYDAVIHCATGIPWSTFEPNLSTNGKVIDITPNPSAMLTFALKKLTFSKKQLVPLLMSPKAENLNYLVTLVKGGKLKTVIDSKHPLVKGEDAWAKSIDGHATGKIIVEP